Within Halococcus salsus, the genomic segment CACCGCACGATCATGCGCATAACGCCCGAATCGACGAGGAACTCTACGCACAGCGCTCGATGACCGAAACAGTGAATTCGGCCGTGAAGCGCTCGCTCGGCTTCGCCGTGCGAGCGCGTGAGTGGTATCGAGAGTTTCGCGAGATCGCGCTGATGTGTCTCGTTTATAATATCAAACGTGCCGTCAAACAGTGAAATCCACTGCAGTATGGCGATTCAACAGAGCCGACTATTGAAACAAAACAACACTTACAATTTGTTTGGAGGCACAATGACAAAGCATGACGGAATTGGGCGAGCTTGGACTCTCAAGTTACGAGGAGAAGGCCTATCGAACCCTTCTCGTAACAGGAGCAGTGACGGCAGCTGAACTCTCTGATACTAGTGGAGTCCCAAAAGGCCGTATCTACGACGTACTAAACGGCCTTGAAGCTCGCAAGTTGATCTGGAGACAGTCAAGCGATCCAAATCGGTACGTGGCCGTACAGCCAGAAACCGTCGTCGACAGGCTTCTGGCTGAACGAGCGTATGAACTGAAACAAGAGTGGGATCGTTACCGCGAGAAAGCAGAAACAGTTCGTTCGAACCTTTTGCCGACACCACCAACAGAGAGTAGTTTCTGGCTTGGATCGCTCGGGAGTGACGAAATGAGTACAGCGCTCCAGCAGCATATGCGAACCGCGGAGAATGTTGTCAAAGCAACTGTCGGGCCTCCCTACGAGGATGCGACGTGGGAGACACTCCAATCTGAAGTGGAAGGCTTTTTCGAGGGTGCTAATACGAATTTGTCTGTAGACCTCCTCTTCAGTGAAAAAGCAGTTACCGTACTCCCCGACCGATTCCCACATCTAATTGAAAACCAGCCCGCAGACATAACTGTCAGAAAGACTCCTGAGATTGCGCTTTCGTTTGATATCGTGGACAATGTGGAGGCGACGATTGATGTACTACATCCAGTATCTGGTGAAGACAGGATCGGTGTGATCGGGATCAAAGATTCGCAAGTAGTCTCCGAGTTTGAGCAGTACTTCCAACGACTGTGGACCGATGCTGTTCCCCTCCTTGAGTGAGACAGTGATGATGGGAGGAAGACGTGATGTGATGTAAGTGACTCAAACCGATATTGCCTCTGTGCATTGAGAAGGCCAGTCTCAACTCCCAAATCTCTGACTAGGTATATCGATATGAGATTTATTTTGAGCGAACGCTCGTATTAGTGATAGATAATGGTAGTCGGTAGCACGGAAATCTTATTCAACATCAGTGCCCAAATTATATGTAGGAGAGTAGACTCGTTACACGTTCTATACTGAATGAGGAGATCAAATTGCCAACAACTGGTAAGCAGGCCAGTACAGTCTTGGCCACTATTTGCTAACGTGATTTTTACCGTTATCTTGAGCGATCTCCCCATCTCAAATCTGCTTTTTCGGTGTACACAAGAGATTCATACTAGTGTCCACCGATAGCAATCTGTACCAGCCACCCATAACACTCATCTGTAAAGATAGGCTGTAACTTCTGTCTGTAACGTTAATCTGTAACAACTGTATGCAATAATTTTTTAAGGATAGCTACGCGTGTGAGATGTCTGTACTGGATCAGTTGTACTCGTTCGATGGCCCGTATGAACGCATAGAGTTCAATAGCATGAATATCGTGTTCTCCTTGTCGTGGACCGAGAGCGTCCGTCTCAGCTGTTTCTCATGTGTGTTTCGTGAGGGTGGTCTGTGTCAAATCCAGAGAAAAACCCCAAATCGGAACGCGAACACTACTAGGGTGATGCCTCTCCTTCAGCCAAACGCGAGGCCAAGGTAAATGTCGATGGTCACTGAAACAGATAGATGTTACAGTTCACTGGAACAGACATCAGTTACAGACAATTGGGCCAGTTGTCTGACGCAGATTTATGGTATAGAGAGTCGATCCTTCGAATGCATGATAACAGCCGTCGTCTACTCGGAGTCGGGAGGGACGTACAAAACAACAATGACGGCCAACATCGCCGTAGCGCTAGAGCGAATGGGGCTGAACACGCTCGTTATCGATTTGGATCCACAAGAAGGGAATCTCACTAGTTTGTTCGATGTTGGAGAGCATCGGCACGATTCGGGAGCGGACAACTTGGTCAAGCATATTCTTGAGATGCCCGATGGCGATTTTCGGGACTTGATCGAGACAACGGCGGAGGGGGTCGACATCGTACCGAGCCACGACATGCTCAGTGATTTCACGTCAAATCTCGAGCAGAAAATCTCCTACGAAACGGGAATGCAGAACATGAGTCGCGAGGAGTACCCACGCTTCGAACTGCTCTACAACCTCCTCTGGAACGAGCAGTCATTAAACGAGGAGTACGACGCAATCCTCGTCGATCCGAACGCACGGGCGGAGGACCTCCTCTACAACGCGATCTTTGCGCTACGAACGCTCGTAGCTCCGGTGAAACCAGCAGGGAAAGGGAATCTAAGCCTAGAAGGGCTTGACGAGCTGGTCGGCAATATGAAAGAGCAACTGGGTATCGATATCGGATTATCGTGTATCGTCCCATCGGGGGTCGGACGAACCAACGCTCACCAGCAATATCAAGAACAGTTTGAGGACACGGAGGCGTTCGCGACTCCAGTCGCTATCAGTAATCGAGAGAGCCTGATGGACGCAATGTGGGAGGCGCGTGGGTCGGCGTTCAAAGTCATCGAAGAACGCTGGAAAACCTTCGAGCGGGACGGAGAGATGGTTAGCGAGCCGGGTCAACGTCGAATACGCGATAGAGAGATAGAAACTCTGAGAAAACTGTACAAACTCGCCGAGTTCATCGCAACGAAGACGTTCAAAGAGGAGATCAACCCCGTATTGGAACTCAATATCGTCGACTACGATACACAAACGATTGATGTAAGCAAGGGCACCTCGGAGGCGACGATATGAGCAACTTCAAGTCCGGATCGGGGGATCTCAGTTTTGGTGGTGAGGGTAGTGATGACGAGGAGGTAGCATCCGAAGCGGAAACAGAACCCGGATCGGGGTCCCATGGATCTACCAGTTCGGAACCACCTGCAGAAGAGCCATCGAAACAAGTGGGATCAACGGAGAATGATTCCAACGATCAGTCAGTCTCCTCGGCACACGAATCGGTAGCGCCGAGTGACTCCACAAGCGAATACCCATATTTCGTACGACGGCACAACGTCGGAGACGAGCGGGACGTCCGTCTCGAAATATTCCTCAGAGACGGCGTCGCGAACAAGGAAGGCCAATTTCGGAGCGAACTCGCGGAATGCTTGGAAACAAACGAAGTAGCGAAGACGGACGCTCGAGAGTTTGCGCTTCTCAGGGCGTTCCAAGACCCAGAAGGCGTTGCGGAACTGATGAGGGAAGAAGGATACGGGACCTTCGATTGATCCGACCGTGAAGGTACGGCATCGTCGTTTGTCTCTTTGTCAGTCGCAAGGTTGAGTTCTTGTTGGTGGCAATCGTTTCGAGCGCTTGCTCTTCGGAAGATGTGGCGTCAAGCTGTGGAAACCGACCTGTAGTGTCACAGTGGGGCGGTGTACCTAGAACGTATACCTACAATCTGTTGCTAGTAATGCAATTTCTTTATTCAGTGTGAAACGTGCAACGAGTACATTCCGCGCAGAACTGCGACATTAAGACTGAACAAAACTTCCACACTACCAACTACTGCTATTGGGACGCTTCCCCTCCACCGTTTCCGAAGCTATAGTCCCCACGGCGATGTGAGTTCAAAGTTGGCAGCGAGTCGAGTCCGGAAGCGAATCACTGCCTAAACACTAGATCACCCCTCCGGCATTTCCGAAGCTCTCGACGGTTTGGTTGTGAGGACCGACGGGAGGGGTGTCAACGTTTTTTTTGAGTTGGTCTCTTTCAGAACTGAATACTCAGAATACTTGGAGAAGAGTTGACCAATCCCCTCCACCGTTTCCGGAGCTATCGAGTGGAGACGATCGGGTGGACCCTCACACCACTGTTTCCGAAGCTATCCACGACAGAGAGCGGAGGGGTCCGAGACAACAAGTGGTATTTGCTGGTAAAATGAAAATGACGTAGTTATGTCAATATGACTGGATTAGAACTAGTAGTTAGATCGATGCCTGTGCTAGAATGATCGCTCTACTACGGGTATGGTTTGACCGTTATTGTATTAGTTCTTTTGCCTTCTTAGGTCGCCGTAAGCTGCAGGGGTTCATGTCGTAGCCATAGCTTCGGAAACGGTGGAGTGAGTGTGTTTTATAAACAACCGTAGCTACGGAAAGGGTGGTTGGGATTTATTTATAAACCTGTGAGCTTCGGACGCTTCGGAAGCGGTGGTTTTATCATCCTGTTCTGTGTGGCCACTTCACATGACAATGTTCCAGCGGGATCATCAGGTGTTCGCCGACGCCGAACCACTCGCCGATTCCTACGAACCCGAGAACATTCGTAAGCGCGACGAAGAACTCGAGAAGTATCAACGTGCATTGCAGCCGATTATCGACAACCGTCCGACGTCAAACATCTTTCTCTACGGAAAGACCGGTACCGGAAAGACGGTTGCAACCAAGTTCATGCTCTCCCATCTGGAAAGCGATGCCGCTGGGTACGACGATGTCGACCTCGCGACCGTGTGGGTCGGATGTGAAAACCTCTCGTCGTCGTATCAGGTCGCTGTCGCGCTCGTCAACGAACTTCGCCACCAACAGGGAAGGGAACGAATCAGTACGACTGGATACTCTCAACAACGGGTATTCAATCTCCTTTACGACGAACTCGATTCACTCGGGGGGACCGTCGTCATCGTGCTCGACGAGATCGACAACATCGGCCATTCCGATGATATCCTCTACGGTCTCCCGCGAGCACGGTCGAACAGCTACGTCGAGAACGTCCGCCCAGTTATCGTGGGGATCAGCAACGACTTCCAGTTCAGGGACAATCTCTCACCCAAGGTCAAGGATACACTCGCCGAAAAGGAGATCCTCTTTCCACCGTACGACGCGAACCAGCTCCGGTCAATCCTACAGCCTCGAGCGGAAAAGTCGTTTCACGATAATGTTCTCGTCGACGATGTCGTACCGCTGTGTGCAGCGTTCGCTGCTCAGGATACTGGCTCTGCGCGTCAAGCCATTCGCCTCCTTCGTGAAGCCGGTGAACTCGCTCAGGCAGACGAGTCCGATAGTGTCACCGAAGACCACGTTCGGGCAGCACAGGACGAACTCGAGAAAAACCAACTTCACGAGGGGATGCAGGAACTCACTACTCAGGGCCACGCTGTTCTCTGTGCCCTCGCGTATCACCAGGCACTCGACGAAATTCCGGTACGGTCACGCGATCTCTACGAGCGCTACGTGAAGATTTGTGATCGTCTCGATACGGACGGCGTCAGCGAACGCCGTGTCCGTGACCATCTCTCCGATATGAATATGCTCGGTCTGATCGAACTCAACGAACGAAACGAAGGGCTCTCGGCAGGTCGATACTACGAATACGAACTTAACGTTCCCCTCGAAGCAGTCCTCAGTGTGCTGCTCTCGACGTCTCGCTTCGAAGATATCGCGGACGTCATCAGATCGATCGCGAACGACAACAATCGGCTACAATCCGGAATTTCGGACTACTAATATTTACACCTCGTCAATATTGGATTGGAGACGACTGTTTCAACTTCGAAAGCTCCGGAAGCAGTGGAGGGAACCGAGCCCTTGATAGCTTCGGAAACAGTGGTGAGTAGCTCGTGTTTCTCGAAGATTCCGAATCTCCGACTTCGGGCGCAACCAGCTTCAGGAAAACCTCAAGAGGCGTTGATACCCTTGTGGCACCGATTTTCGACAACGGACTTGCCGAAACCGCTCGCCGAAAGCTTCGGAAACGGTGGTGGGTGATCCAATAGTCGGACCGTGATCTGCCCACGAATTCGGTTCGCCGTCGGCCCTGAGATTATGTTGCTGCAAATAACTATAGCTTCGGAAACGGTGGAGGGTACGTTCATCTGGACGACCAGGGTCTCACACCTGCCCACACACGTACATCCACGCTGCATCCGATCGAGTCGTTCGGGTTTCCAACACGACCAGTGGTGAGAACCCTCTCACTCAACGTGGGATATTCAATCATCTCTCTAAGCTAGTGATGTTTAGGTTTGTAAACACGATTGACCACAACAAATGTGTAGGTGGTGGGCAATGGAACGAACACGGGTTTAGTGACCGATGTGAATCCGAAGAAGGTACGTGACGTTTTCAGAAACTATGACCTAAATTGGATGAGCAATGATGTCTGCGATATCGATAAGCAGCTCGTAGCTCAGGAAGACCGCTGTTGGTTTCGCAGATAGATCCCGTAGCGATTGTCAAAATCTCATCTATAAACCATTCCCAATCGGATTCCCGGAATGAGCCACGGAGTCCGTTTAAGAGAACCTCAGAAATTTCATGGTACTCCCAGTGGCGTTCCCTGTAGCATTGCTTTCCTTATGTAATCTATCACTCCGTAGGTCCGCGTTTTGTTACATAAGGTAAGAGAGCAACAAGTTTGATTCGTTCCCCGTCATATCCAACTCTGGGCATCAATCCTCGTCTAAGTCGTCGTATACAACAAATGTGTAGGCTGGTGACCACCAGACTGTACTCCGGCCAGCCTGTTTCGAGACGAGTTGCCCCTTTTTCTCCAGCTGCTTGAGTCGATTGTGGAGTGCTCGTCGACCGATCGGGAGGACTGTCGCCACCTCGGGCGCAGTCAAGACTGGTTCGTCCGCCTTGCGAAATACCTCAAGGATCTCCCTTTCAGTTACTCGTGGTTTGCGTCCCGGCGTGTCGTCCTCGCTCACTGCTTGTGCGAATCCCGATGATATTCATAAAGTGGTTTTGATCCGCCAGAGGAAGCAATCCTTGATATAGGACATCTGATGCCACCATCGATGGGTTTATGTTATTTCCTCCAGAGGAAGTAACGTATGGACGAGGCCCTCTCAGCCTACGTTCACCGAATCTAGGCTAGCACTATGACCACTGAATCGAAGGTACAGAAAAGCGACAAAGGAGGCAGTGACGAACAACCACTACAGCCAACTGTTGAGACACTCCTTGACGCGATCGGGAGTATGAGTTTCGCTGACTGGTATCAGGAACGCGAATTCGCGAAAAACATCCGAGAGGGTCAGCCCTATTTCAATGGGCCAGGGCGTATCCCGGCACCCGAACGGCATAGCCCTAGTCAATTGCTTCAGTGCCATCGAAAGACGCTCTATCGGCAACACAACGCCCCGGAAGAAGACACCGACCCACAGGGAATTTTCTGGATTGGAACCAAGTTCGAAGAAGAAATCATCGTCCCCTATCTCGCCGAAATCACCAGTCCTGATGAATATGTTCGCAACTCTATTTGGATCGACTTTAGCTGCAAAACGTCTGCTGGCGATATTCGGATCAAAGGTGAAACGGATCCAGTTATCGTTGATCGTAACAGTGAGCCTCTCCTTCTCACTGAGAGCAAGACCAAACGGAGCATCGAGACGCTTGAGAGCCCGGACCCCCACCACGTAGCTCAGACACACTGCTATCTCTACGGTTTGACTCAGAAGTATGACCGGCGCATTACTGATGCAGTTCTCCTCTATGGTAGTCGCACCAGTCTCGACCTCAAAGCCTTCCACATTGAATTCGACCCTTGGTTCTGGCGACAGGTCGTCTTGGATTGGGCGCGTGACCACACGCAGTTCCGCCTCAACGATACACTGCCGCCCGCCACTCCAGAACAGCCTTGGGAATGTAACGTCTGCTCGTATCGTCATCGCTGTGGCAAGGCTGACGAGACGCCCTTCGAAGATGTCGATACGAGGGGTTTCCTCCCACGTCTGGAGTATCCTAAGGAGAAGGTCGTCGACTATCTCGAAAGCAGCGATGGTGGACGTCTCACTCCAACTCTAGCACGGCAATATCCCGACTTACAAGACCAATACGGTGTATACGACTGGGTCTGCCAACGCTGTTCAACCACCTATGCTTTCGAGAAGGTCGATCTGACTGACGTCGTCAATGGCGATGATGCACTCGTCAATACTCCCCCGTGTCCGACCTGTGCTCAGGACCATCACCCTGTTCCTCTGACGGGCCCATCGCCATCGGACCAGCCGAAGAAGTGAATTGGTTAGTCCGTGGCCTACACAGAGGCAGGTGCTACAGCTCTCCCGTATCCTCAGGAATCAGGTCAAAGCCAAGCGCTCGAAAACTACTATTGAACGTGAAGATGTGGTCGACATCACGGTCGGTAGCAAGCGTGGCAGTGAGATGGTCAACGAGTGTTGTCTCATGGTTGTCGTAGCGAGCGAACTCCTGACGAGCGTTCGCGAATGCGAGCGGATCCGCTTGAATCACGTTGAAGCTTCTTGCATCGAGGATATCTCCGAGCGCGCGTGTAGCTGTGTGATGGTCAATCTTGTAGAGCAATAGGGTGGCGAGTTCGCTGAGGACAAATTGGGTCGTATAGAGCGGTGAGTACAGTAGGTCGCCTTCACGAATCGCTTGAAAAACGACTCGTGCTGTCTGGTGGTGCTTGTCGCGGTCGTTGTAGTAGGCGAAGAAAGGTCCAGTGTCGATGAACAGCTCGTCCGCGCTACTCATCCGCTAATGTGTCGGCCAAATTCTCGTCAGCCTGTTCAGCATCTGTCGAGTTAGTCGAAGACCCTGGCTCGGCTGTCCAAAAACTATCCTCGGGAGTGACGTCGCTTGGAGACTTTTCTTCGTCGGAGAGCCACCATATTGCCACTGCACCGATCTTTTTTCGCTCTACGCAATCAGCGTCAGCAAGTTTCCGGAGCCGCTTATCCGCATTCTGACGTGACACGCCGAGTTCGTCAGCGACCTCGCTTGTCCCCGCGGGATCGCGAGCCCGGACAGCAGCCAGTACATCCGCATCTGTGTGGTCGGAAGCGTAGCGCCCACGCTCGTCACGTTCAGTCACGCAACGGACTTCGCTTTCCCGTGTCATAAACCCATTTGCTACCGAAGCTCACCGGAAAGTTTATTCCGGTTGCTACCGTAGCAACTGGCAGAGACAAGCCGGCTCCTTGGGCGCATCTCTGAAAGGAATGCGCCGGGTGCTAGGACACCCGACGCCGGTTGTCTCTTAGCACGACAACCATGTCGAACGACGAAATCAGCGGACAAGAATCCAGCGGCAGCGCCCGACAACCAGCAGCACCTAATGAGCCGGCGGGTATCACCACCGAGAAGACGCTCAAGGGAACGCGGTGGAAGCGTATTCAGCTTGCAGACTGTGTAAGCGTCCAGAACAGCAGCCAAGCAAAGAGGCATCGATGACCGAGGGCGTTGAGGACCCAAGGATAGCAGACCTTGGTCAGGATGTCTTCGTGCGGATCCAGACCGATCTGTTGGTTGTCGGTGATAGTATCATGACCGACCGGCATCACGCCTCAAACGGCAATTATGAGGATGACGATCCGCAAAATCAAATCGGCGGTATCATCCCGGCGTTCAGTCTCTCCGGCTGGCTTCGCCATGGGATGGAAAAAGCCATTCAGGAGCGCGGGGGGACCGCTTGCCACCCTGGTGAGGCGAACGCTAACTTTCGAAAAGACGACGTGTACGCACGTGATCTCGACGCCGGGTATCACCCAAAAGGCGACTGCCTCGACAACGATGGCGATGGTGGCTGTGTCATTCTCGACCTCTTCGGTGGGTTCGAGAATCGTCCCGGTAAGGTAATGCGCCGTCCGATCCAGTTCTCACCTGTTCGTTCGAGTGTAGAGTACACCCGTGGTCAGGCCGAAGGCCATTACAGGCGACTGAATCGGAACGTAGTCTCCCGGAACCCGGAAGATGGCCGCGAACCCCTTCGGAATGTAGAACTCGACGCTGTCGCGAACCTCGACGGGGCATGGCATCTCTCCTTCCGAGAGACCAAACCGGAATTCTTCGCTCTGCTTGCTGAAGGCATCGAGTACCTCAACGAACACCAGACGGATTTCATGCACCAGCTCGGCGGTGCGCGGAACTTCGGTGGAGGCATCGTCGAGTGCGAATTAGTGAACCCGCTCTACAAGGAACGTGAACTCCGGCGGGTATTCGATCGCGGCAAGGGCACCACGGAGAAGATGGACGACAAAGACAGTGAGTGGGCCGACGAGCACC encodes:
- a CDS encoding CRISPR-associated protein Cas4: MSFADWYQEREFAKNIREGQPYFNGPGRIPAPERHSPSQLLQCHRKTLYRQHNAPEEDTDPQGIFWIGTKFEEEIIVPYLAEITSPDEYVRNSIWIDFSCKTSAGDIRIKGETDPVIVDRNSEPLLLTESKTKRSIETLESPDPHHVAQTHCYLYGLTQKYDRRITDAVLLYGSRTSLDLKAFHIEFDPWFWRQVVLDWARDHTQFRLNDTLPPATPEQPWECNVCSYRHRCGKADETPFEDVDTRGFLPRLEYPKEKVVDYLESSDGGRLTPTLARQYPDLQDQYGVYDWVCQRCSTTYAFEKVDLTDVVNGDDALVNTPPCPTCAQDHHPVPLTGPSPSDQPKK
- a CDS encoding orc1/cdc6 family replication initiation protein, coding for MTMFQRDHQVFADAEPLADSYEPENIRKRDEELEKYQRALQPIIDNRPTSNIFLYGKTGTGKTVATKFMLSHLESDAAGYDDVDLATVWVGCENLSSSYQVAVALVNELRHQQGRERISTTGYSQQRVFNLLYDELDSLGGTVVIVLDEIDNIGHSDDILYGLPRARSNSYVENVRPVIVGISNDFQFRDNLSPKVKDTLAEKEILFPPYDANQLRSILQPRAEKSFHDNVLVDDVVPLCAAFAAQDTGSARQAIRLLREAGELAQADESDSVTEDHVRAAQDELEKNQLHEGMQELTTQGHAVLCALAYHQALDEIPVRSRDLYERYVKICDRLDTDGVSERRVRDHLSDMNMLGLIELNERNEGLSAGRYYEYELNVPLEAVLSVLLSTSRFEDIADVIRSIANDNNRLQSGISDY
- a CDS encoding winged helix-turn-helix domain-containing protein, with amino-acid sequence MTERDERGRYASDHTDADVLAAVRARDPAGTSEVADELGVSRQNADKRLRKLADADCVERKKIGAVAIWWLSDEEKSPSDVTPEDSFWTAEPGSSTNSTDAEQADENLADTLADE
- a CDS encoding winged helix-turn-helix domain-containing protein yields the protein MSEDDTPGRKPRVTEREILEVFRKADEPVLTAPEVATVLPIGRRALHNRLKQLEKKGQLVSKQAGRSTVWWSPAYTFVVYDDLDED
- a CDS encoding acyl-CoA dehydrogenase gives rise to the protein MSNFKSGSGDLSFGGEGSDDEEVASEAETEPGSGSHGSTSSEPPAEEPSKQVGSTENDSNDQSVSSAHESVAPSDSTSEYPYFVRRHNVGDERDVRLEIFLRDGVANKEGQFRSELAECLETNEVAKTDAREFALLRAFQDPEGVAELMREEGYGTFD
- a CDS encoding TrmB family transcriptional regulator translates to MTELGELGLSSYEEKAYRTLLVTGAVTAAELSDTSGVPKGRIYDVLNGLEARKLIWRQSSDPNRYVAVQPETVVDRLLAERAYELKQEWDRYREKAETVRSNLLPTPPTESSFWLGSLGSDEMSTALQQHMRTAENVVKATVGPPYEDATWETLQSEVEGFFEGANTNLSVDLLFSEKAVTVLPDRFPHLIENQPADITVRKTPEIALSFDIVDNVEATIDVLHPVSGEDRIGVIGIKDSQVVSEFEQYFQRLWTDAVPLLE
- a CDS encoding type II toxin-antitoxin system VapC family toxin, which codes for MSSADELFIDTGPFFAYYNDRDKHHQTARVVFQAIREGDLLYSPLYTTQFVLSELATLLLYKIDHHTATRALGDILDARSFNVIQADPLAFANARQEFARYDNHETTLVDHLTATLATDRDVDHIFTFNSSFRALGFDLIPEDTGEL
- a CDS encoding ParA family protein; translation: MITAVVYSESGGTYKTTMTANIAVALERMGLNTLVIDLDPQEGNLTSLFDVGEHRHDSGADNLVKHILEMPDGDFRDLIETTAEGVDIVPSHDMLSDFTSNLEQKISYETGMQNMSREEYPRFELLYNLLWNEQSLNEEYDAILVDPNARAEDLLYNAIFALRTLVAPVKPAGKGNLSLEGLDELVGNMKEQLGIDIGLSCIVPSGVGRTNAHQQYQEQFEDTEAFATPVAISNRESLMDAMWEARGSAFKVIEERWKTFERDGEMVSEPGQRRIRDREIETLRKLYKLAEFIATKTFKEEINPVLELNIVDYDTQTIDVSKGTSEATI